The Parus major isolate Abel chromosome 4, Parus_major1.1, whole genome shotgun sequence genome has a window encoding:
- the ADD1 gene encoding alpha-adducin isoform X1, translated as MNGDSGVGVVTSPPPTTAPHKERYFDRVDENNPEYLRERNMAPDLRQDFNMMEQKKRVSMILQSPAFCEELESMIQEQFKKGKNPTGLLALQQIADFMTTHVPNVYPAAPQGGMAALNMSLGMVTPVNDLRGSDSIAYEKGEKLLRCKLAAFYRLADLFGWSQLIYNHITARVNSEQEHFLIVPFGLLYSEVTASSLVKINIQGDVVDRGSTNLGVNQAGFTLHSAIYAARPDVKCIVHIHTPAGAAVSAMKCGLLPISPEALSLGEIAYHDYHGILVDDEEKVVIQKNLGPKSKVLILRNHGLVSVGETVEEAFYYIHNLVLACEIQVRTLASAGGPDNLVLLDPGKYKAKSRSPESPAGEGTVSHPKWQIGEQEFEALMRMLDNLGYRTGYPYRCPALREKSKKYSDVEIPASVTGYSFTSDGESGISSPLRHSFQKQQREKTRWLNSGRGDDASEEGQNGSSPKSKTKVWTNITHDHVKPLLQSLSSGVCVPSCITNCLWTKEDGHRTATSAVPNLFVPLNTNPKEVQEMRNKIREQNLQDIKTAGPQSQVLSGVVVDRSLVQDAPLSDCTESIEGLDLTEQAFSPAKSLSVRKGELVTASKAIIEKEYQPKVIVSTTGPNPFNKLTDRELEEYRKEVERKQKGPEDKVSKYGETVLLRQTPTGEQSAVLRNQTISEQNTSDKKSLDLKGRSNTFQGTDTKTLQDCDVSSLSKSLDNIQFAAARVSCQTMQQIIPHLNGEEPDGQKSSHKEFHTAVIKALRSDPDLLAEASEPSEDGRPQKEKSLPDPSSARTPPSTPIKIEEETRQDQTYRDDSDAATFKQTLPDLTPDEPSEALGFPPLGKEEGRCDHDVPKSQTEPPAVENKEPQSQPTEEPATPTAEEGTAADAGSDESPGKSPSKKKKKFRTPSFLKKSKKKSDS; from the exons ATGAATGGTGATTCTGGTGTGGGGGTGGTGACTTCACCACCTCCAACAACAGCCCCTCATAAAGAGAGATATTTTGATCGAGTTGATGAGAATAATCCGGAATACTTGAGAGAAAGAAACATGGCACCTGACCTTCGCCAGGACTTTAACATGATGGAACAGAAGAAGAGAGTCTCCATGATTCTTCAAAGCcca GCCTTCTGTGAAGAATTGGAATCCATGATCCAGGAACAGTTTAAGAAGGGGAAGAACCCAACAGGTTTATTGGCTTTACAGCAGATTGCAGATTTCATGACAACGCATGTACCAAATGTCTACCCTGCAGCACCTCAAGGTGGAATGGCTGCATTAAACATGA GTCTTGGCATGGTAACACCAGTGAATGATCTGAGAGGGTCGGATTCCATTGCTTATGAAAAAGGGGAGAAGTTGTTACGATGCAAATTGGCAGCTTTCTACAGATTAGCAGATCTCTTTGGCTGGTCTCAGCTTATTTACAATCATATAACA GCCAGAGTAAATTCTGAGCAAGAGCATTTCCTTATTGTACCTTTTGGACTCCTCTATAGTGAAGTCACTGCATCTAGTCTG GTTAAAATCAATATTCAGGGAGATGTGGTTGATCGTGGAAGCACTAACTTGGGAGTAAACCAAGCTGGTTTTACGTTGCACTCAGCAATTTATGCAGCTCGACCTGATGTCAAATGCATTGTCCATATCCACACACCAGCAGGAGCAGCG GTTTCTGCAATGAAGTGTGGTCTCTTGCCAATTTCACCTGAAGCACTTTCTCTAGGGGAAATAGCTTATCATGACTACCATGGTATTTTAGTGGATGATGAAGAAAAGGTGgttattcagaaaaatctggGGCCTAAAAGTAAG GTCCTTATTCTCAGAAACCATGGTTTAGTATCAGTTGGAGAGACTGTTGAAGAGGCTTTCTACTATATTCATAACCTAGTGCTTGCCTGTGAGATACAA GTACGTACTCTGGCCAGTGCAGGTGGACCTGACAACTTAGTGCTTCTTGATCCTGGGAAGTATAAAGCCAAGTCTCGTTCCCCTGAGTCTCCAGCAGGTGAGGGTACTGTATCCCATCCCAAATGGCAGATTGGTGAACAGGAGTTCGAAGCTCTTATGCGAATGCTTGATAATCTG GGTTATAGAACTGGCTACCCATATCGATGCCCTGCTCTGAGAGAGAAATCTAAAAAGTACAGCGATGTTGAGATTCCAGCTAGTGTCACAGGTTACTCCTTTACTAGTGATGGCGAATCAGGCATTTCCTCCCCCCTCAGACACagttttcagaaacagcagcGAGAGAAGACAAGGTGGCTGAACTCTGGCCGAGGGGATGATGCTTCTGAAGAGGGGCAGAATGGCAGCAGTCCCAAGTCGAAGACTAAGGTGTGGACGAACATTACACACGATCACGTGAAACCCTTGCTGCAGTCTCTCTCGTCCGGTGTCTGCGTGCCAAGCTGTATTACCAACTGCTTG TGGACTAAAGAGGATGGACATAGAACTGCCACCTCTGCTGTCCCTAATCTGTTTGTTCCATTGAACACCAATCCAAAGGAGGTCCAAGAAATGAGGAACAAG ATCCGAGAGCAAAATTTGCAAGATATTAAAACAGCAGGCCCTCAGTCACAGGTTCTTTCTGGGGTAGTTGTGGACAGGAGCCTTGTACAG GATGCTCCCCTCTCAGACTGTACGGAATCTATTGAAGGGCTCGATCTCACAGAGCAGGCCTTTAGTCCCGCTAAATCTCTGTCTGTTAGAAAG GGAGAACTGGTGACTGCATCAAAGGCAATAATTGAGAAAGAATATCAACCAAAAGTTATAGTGAGCACAACAGGACCAAATCCCTTCAATAAACTCACTGATCGAGAACTGGAAGAATATCGCAAAGAAgtagaaagaaagcagaagggaCCGGAAG ATAAGGTATCAAAATATGGAGAGACTGTGTTACTGAGACAGACACCAACTGGGGAACAGAGTGCAGTGCTTAGAAATCAGACCATCAGTGAGCAAAACACGTCAGATAAAAAATCTCTGGATTTGAAAGGCAGATCAAACACCTTTCAAGGAACAGATACGAAGACTTTACAGGATTGTGACGTATCATCACTGTCTAAGTCTTTAGATAACATTCAGTTTGCTGCTGCACGGGTTTCTTGTCAGACCATGCAGCAAATCATCCCACATCTAAATGGAGAAGAGCCAGATGGGCAGAAGTCCTCCCATAAGGAATTTCATACTGCAGTGATCAAAGCATTAAGGTCGGATCCTGACCTTTTGGCTGAGGCCTCAG AGCCTTCAGAAGATGGTAGgccacagaaagagaaaagcctCCCTGACCCCAGTTCAGCTCGCACTCCTCCCAGTACGCCAATTAAAATAGAGGAAG AGACACGGCAGGACCAGACCTACAGAGATGACAGTGATGCTGCAACCTTCAAGCAAACCCTCCCAGATCTCACCCCCGATGAGCCTTCGGAAGCACTCGGCTTCCCTCCCttaggaaaggaggaagggagatgTGATCACGATGTGCCCAAAAGCCAAACAGAACCACCTGCAGTGGAAAATAAGGAACCCCAGTCCCAACCCACTGAAGAGCCAGCAACACCAACAGCtgaggaggggacagcagctgaTGCAGGTAGTGATGAATCTCCAGGGAAGTCCCCATcgaaaaagaaaaagaagtttcgcactccttccttcctgaagaagagcaaaaagaagAGTGACTCCTAA
- the ADD1 gene encoding alpha-adducin isoform X2, with protein sequence MNGDSGVGVVTSPPPTTAPHKERYFDRVDENNPEYLRERNMAPDLRQDFNMMEQKKRVSMILQSPAFCEELESMIQEQFKKGKNPTGLLALQQIADFMTTHVPNVYPAAPQGGMAALNMSLGMVTPVNDLRGSDSIAYEKGEKLLRCKLAAFYRLADLFGWSQLIYNHITARVNSEQEHFLIVPFGLLYSEVTASSLVKINIQGDVVDRGSTNLGVNQAGFTLHSAIYAARPDVKCIVHIHTPAGAAVSAMKCGLLPISPEALSLGEIAYHDYHGILVDDEEKVVIQKNLGPKSKVLILRNHGLVSVGETVEEAFYYIHNLVLACEIQVRTLASAGGPDNLVLLDPGKYKAKSRSPESPAGEGTVSHPKWQIGEQEFEALMRMLDNLGYRTGYPYRCPALREKSKKYSDVEIPASVTGYSFTSDGESGISSPLRHSFQKQQREKTRWLNSGRGDDASEEGQNGSSPKSKTKVWTNITHDHVKPLLQSLSSGVCVPSCITNCLWTKEDGHRTATSAVPNLFVPLNTNPKEVQEMRNKIREQNLQDIKTAGPQSQVLSGVVVDRSLVQGELVTASKAIIEKEYQPKVIVSTTGPNPFNKLTDRELEEYRKEVERKQKGPEDKVSKYGETVLLRQTPTGEQSAVLRNQTISEQNTSDKKSLDLKGRSNTFQGTDTKTLQDCDVSSLSKSLDNIQFAAARVSCQTMQQIIPHLNGEEPDGQKSSHKEFHTAVIKALRSDPDLLAEASEPSEDGRPQKEKSLPDPSSARTPPSTPIKIEEETRQDQTYRDDSDAATFKQTLPDLTPDEPSEALGFPPLGKEEGRCDHDVPKSQTEPPAVENKEPQSQPTEEPATPTAEEGTAADAGSDESPGKSPSKKKKKFRTPSFLKKSKKKSDS encoded by the exons ATGAATGGTGATTCTGGTGTGGGGGTGGTGACTTCACCACCTCCAACAACAGCCCCTCATAAAGAGAGATATTTTGATCGAGTTGATGAGAATAATCCGGAATACTTGAGAGAAAGAAACATGGCACCTGACCTTCGCCAGGACTTTAACATGATGGAACAGAAGAAGAGAGTCTCCATGATTCTTCAAAGCcca GCCTTCTGTGAAGAATTGGAATCCATGATCCAGGAACAGTTTAAGAAGGGGAAGAACCCAACAGGTTTATTGGCTTTACAGCAGATTGCAGATTTCATGACAACGCATGTACCAAATGTCTACCCTGCAGCACCTCAAGGTGGAATGGCTGCATTAAACATGA GTCTTGGCATGGTAACACCAGTGAATGATCTGAGAGGGTCGGATTCCATTGCTTATGAAAAAGGGGAGAAGTTGTTACGATGCAAATTGGCAGCTTTCTACAGATTAGCAGATCTCTTTGGCTGGTCTCAGCTTATTTACAATCATATAACA GCCAGAGTAAATTCTGAGCAAGAGCATTTCCTTATTGTACCTTTTGGACTCCTCTATAGTGAAGTCACTGCATCTAGTCTG GTTAAAATCAATATTCAGGGAGATGTGGTTGATCGTGGAAGCACTAACTTGGGAGTAAACCAAGCTGGTTTTACGTTGCACTCAGCAATTTATGCAGCTCGACCTGATGTCAAATGCATTGTCCATATCCACACACCAGCAGGAGCAGCG GTTTCTGCAATGAAGTGTGGTCTCTTGCCAATTTCACCTGAAGCACTTTCTCTAGGGGAAATAGCTTATCATGACTACCATGGTATTTTAGTGGATGATGAAGAAAAGGTGgttattcagaaaaatctggGGCCTAAAAGTAAG GTCCTTATTCTCAGAAACCATGGTTTAGTATCAGTTGGAGAGACTGTTGAAGAGGCTTTCTACTATATTCATAACCTAGTGCTTGCCTGTGAGATACAA GTACGTACTCTGGCCAGTGCAGGTGGACCTGACAACTTAGTGCTTCTTGATCCTGGGAAGTATAAAGCCAAGTCTCGTTCCCCTGAGTCTCCAGCAGGTGAGGGTACTGTATCCCATCCCAAATGGCAGATTGGTGAACAGGAGTTCGAAGCTCTTATGCGAATGCTTGATAATCTG GGTTATAGAACTGGCTACCCATATCGATGCCCTGCTCTGAGAGAGAAATCTAAAAAGTACAGCGATGTTGAGATTCCAGCTAGTGTCACAGGTTACTCCTTTACTAGTGATGGCGAATCAGGCATTTCCTCCCCCCTCAGACACagttttcagaaacagcagcGAGAGAAGACAAGGTGGCTGAACTCTGGCCGAGGGGATGATGCTTCTGAAGAGGGGCAGAATGGCAGCAGTCCCAAGTCGAAGACTAAGGTGTGGACGAACATTACACACGATCACGTGAAACCCTTGCTGCAGTCTCTCTCGTCCGGTGTCTGCGTGCCAAGCTGTATTACCAACTGCTTG TGGACTAAAGAGGATGGACATAGAACTGCCACCTCTGCTGTCCCTAATCTGTTTGTTCCATTGAACACCAATCCAAAGGAGGTCCAAGAAATGAGGAACAAG ATCCGAGAGCAAAATTTGCAAGATATTAAAACAGCAGGCCCTCAGTCACAGGTTCTTTCTGGGGTAGTTGTGGACAGGAGCCTTGTACAG GGAGAACTGGTGACTGCATCAAAGGCAATAATTGAGAAAGAATATCAACCAAAAGTTATAGTGAGCACAACAGGACCAAATCCCTTCAATAAACTCACTGATCGAGAACTGGAAGAATATCGCAAAGAAgtagaaagaaagcagaagggaCCGGAAG ATAAGGTATCAAAATATGGAGAGACTGTGTTACTGAGACAGACACCAACTGGGGAACAGAGTGCAGTGCTTAGAAATCAGACCATCAGTGAGCAAAACACGTCAGATAAAAAATCTCTGGATTTGAAAGGCAGATCAAACACCTTTCAAGGAACAGATACGAAGACTTTACAGGATTGTGACGTATCATCACTGTCTAAGTCTTTAGATAACATTCAGTTTGCTGCTGCACGGGTTTCTTGTCAGACCATGCAGCAAATCATCCCACATCTAAATGGAGAAGAGCCAGATGGGCAGAAGTCCTCCCATAAGGAATTTCATACTGCAGTGATCAAAGCATTAAGGTCGGATCCTGACCTTTTGGCTGAGGCCTCAG AGCCTTCAGAAGATGGTAGgccacagaaagagaaaagcctCCCTGACCCCAGTTCAGCTCGCACTCCTCCCAGTACGCCAATTAAAATAGAGGAAG AGACACGGCAGGACCAGACCTACAGAGATGACAGTGATGCTGCAACCTTCAAGCAAACCCTCCCAGATCTCACCCCCGATGAGCCTTCGGAAGCACTCGGCTTCCCTCCCttaggaaaggaggaagggagatgTGATCACGATGTGCCCAAAAGCCAAACAGAACCACCTGCAGTGGAAAATAAGGAACCCCAGTCCCAACCCACTGAAGAGCCAGCAACACCAACAGCtgaggaggggacagcagctgaTGCAGGTAGTGATGAATCTCCAGGGAAGTCCCCATcgaaaaagaaaaagaagtttcgcactccttccttcctgaagaagagcaaaaagaagAGTGACTCCTAA
- the ADD1 gene encoding alpha-adducin isoform X3 codes for MNGDSGVGVVTSPPPTTAPHKERYFDRVDENNPEYLRERNMAPDLRQDFNMMEQKKRVSMILQSPAFCEELESMIQEQFKKGKNPTGLLALQQIADFMTTHVPNVYPAAPQGGMAALNMSLGMVTPVNDLRGSDSIAYEKGEKLLRCKLAAFYRLADLFGWSQLIYNHITARVNSEQEHFLIVPFGLLYSEVTASSLVKINIQGDVVDRGSTNLGVNQAGFTLHSAIYAARPDVKCIVHIHTPAGAAVSAMKCGLLPISPEALSLGEIAYHDYHGILVDDEEKVVIQKNLGPKSKVLILRNHGLVSVGETVEEAFYYIHNLVLACEIQVRTLASAGGPDNLVLLDPGKYKAKSRSPESPAGEGTVSHPKWQIGEQEFEALMRMLDNLGYRTGYPYRCPALREKSKKYSDVEIPASVTGYSFTSDGESGISSPLRHSFQKQQREKTRWLNSGRGDDASEEGQNGSSPKSKTKWTKEDGHRTATSAVPNLFVPLNTNPKEVQEMRNKIREQNLQDIKTAGPQSQVLSGVVVDRSLVQDAPLSDCTESIEGLDLTEQAFSPAKSLSVRKGELVTASKAIIEKEYQPKVIVSTTGPNPFNKLTDRELEEYRKEVERKQKGPEDKVSKYGETVLLRQTPTGEQSAVLRNQTISEQNTSDKKSLDLKGRSNTFQGTDTKTLQDCDVSSLSKSLDNIQFAAARVSCQTMQQIIPHLNGEEPDGQKSSHKEFHTAVIKALRSDPDLLAEASEPSEDGRPQKEKSLPDPSSARTPPSTPIKIEEETRQDQTYRDDSDAATFKQTLPDLTPDEPSEALGFPPLGKEEGRCDHDVPKSQTEPPAVENKEPQSQPTEEPATPTAEEGTAADAGSDESPGKSPSKKKKKFRTPSFLKKSKKKSDS; via the exons ATGAATGGTGATTCTGGTGTGGGGGTGGTGACTTCACCACCTCCAACAACAGCCCCTCATAAAGAGAGATATTTTGATCGAGTTGATGAGAATAATCCGGAATACTTGAGAGAAAGAAACATGGCACCTGACCTTCGCCAGGACTTTAACATGATGGAACAGAAGAAGAGAGTCTCCATGATTCTTCAAAGCcca GCCTTCTGTGAAGAATTGGAATCCATGATCCAGGAACAGTTTAAGAAGGGGAAGAACCCAACAGGTTTATTGGCTTTACAGCAGATTGCAGATTTCATGACAACGCATGTACCAAATGTCTACCCTGCAGCACCTCAAGGTGGAATGGCTGCATTAAACATGA GTCTTGGCATGGTAACACCAGTGAATGATCTGAGAGGGTCGGATTCCATTGCTTATGAAAAAGGGGAGAAGTTGTTACGATGCAAATTGGCAGCTTTCTACAGATTAGCAGATCTCTTTGGCTGGTCTCAGCTTATTTACAATCATATAACA GCCAGAGTAAATTCTGAGCAAGAGCATTTCCTTATTGTACCTTTTGGACTCCTCTATAGTGAAGTCACTGCATCTAGTCTG GTTAAAATCAATATTCAGGGAGATGTGGTTGATCGTGGAAGCACTAACTTGGGAGTAAACCAAGCTGGTTTTACGTTGCACTCAGCAATTTATGCAGCTCGACCTGATGTCAAATGCATTGTCCATATCCACACACCAGCAGGAGCAGCG GTTTCTGCAATGAAGTGTGGTCTCTTGCCAATTTCACCTGAAGCACTTTCTCTAGGGGAAATAGCTTATCATGACTACCATGGTATTTTAGTGGATGATGAAGAAAAGGTGgttattcagaaaaatctggGGCCTAAAAGTAAG GTCCTTATTCTCAGAAACCATGGTTTAGTATCAGTTGGAGAGACTGTTGAAGAGGCTTTCTACTATATTCATAACCTAGTGCTTGCCTGTGAGATACAA GTACGTACTCTGGCCAGTGCAGGTGGACCTGACAACTTAGTGCTTCTTGATCCTGGGAAGTATAAAGCCAAGTCTCGTTCCCCTGAGTCTCCAGCAGGTGAGGGTACTGTATCCCATCCCAAATGGCAGATTGGTGAACAGGAGTTCGAAGCTCTTATGCGAATGCTTGATAATCTG GGTTATAGAACTGGCTACCCATATCGATGCCCTGCTCTGAGAGAGAAATCTAAAAAGTACAGCGATGTTGAGATTCCAGCTAGTGTCACAGGTTACTCCTTTACTAGTGATGGCGAATCAGGCATTTCCTCCCCCCTCAGACACagttttcagaaacagcagcGAGAGAAGACAAGGTGGCTGAACTCTGGCCGAGGGGATGATGCTTCTGAAGAGGGGCAGAATGGCAGCAGTCCCAAGTCGAAGACTAAG TGGACTAAAGAGGATGGACATAGAACTGCCACCTCTGCTGTCCCTAATCTGTTTGTTCCATTGAACACCAATCCAAAGGAGGTCCAAGAAATGAGGAACAAG ATCCGAGAGCAAAATTTGCAAGATATTAAAACAGCAGGCCCTCAGTCACAGGTTCTTTCTGGGGTAGTTGTGGACAGGAGCCTTGTACAG GATGCTCCCCTCTCAGACTGTACGGAATCTATTGAAGGGCTCGATCTCACAGAGCAGGCCTTTAGTCCCGCTAAATCTCTGTCTGTTAGAAAG GGAGAACTGGTGACTGCATCAAAGGCAATAATTGAGAAAGAATATCAACCAAAAGTTATAGTGAGCACAACAGGACCAAATCCCTTCAATAAACTCACTGATCGAGAACTGGAAGAATATCGCAAAGAAgtagaaagaaagcagaagggaCCGGAAG ATAAGGTATCAAAATATGGAGAGACTGTGTTACTGAGACAGACACCAACTGGGGAACAGAGTGCAGTGCTTAGAAATCAGACCATCAGTGAGCAAAACACGTCAGATAAAAAATCTCTGGATTTGAAAGGCAGATCAAACACCTTTCAAGGAACAGATACGAAGACTTTACAGGATTGTGACGTATCATCACTGTCTAAGTCTTTAGATAACATTCAGTTTGCTGCTGCACGGGTTTCTTGTCAGACCATGCAGCAAATCATCCCACATCTAAATGGAGAAGAGCCAGATGGGCAGAAGTCCTCCCATAAGGAATTTCATACTGCAGTGATCAAAGCATTAAGGTCGGATCCTGACCTTTTGGCTGAGGCCTCAG AGCCTTCAGAAGATGGTAGgccacagaaagagaaaagcctCCCTGACCCCAGTTCAGCTCGCACTCCTCCCAGTACGCCAATTAAAATAGAGGAAG AGACACGGCAGGACCAGACCTACAGAGATGACAGTGATGCTGCAACCTTCAAGCAAACCCTCCCAGATCTCACCCCCGATGAGCCTTCGGAAGCACTCGGCTTCCCTCCCttaggaaaggaggaagggagatgTGATCACGATGTGCCCAAAAGCCAAACAGAACCACCTGCAGTGGAAAATAAGGAACCCCAGTCCCAACCCACTGAAGAGCCAGCAACACCAACAGCtgaggaggggacagcagctgaTGCAGGTAGTGATGAATCTCCAGGGAAGTCCCCATcgaaaaagaaaaagaagtttcgcactccttccttcctgaagaagagcaaaaagaagAGTGACTCCTAA
- the ADD1 gene encoding alpha-adducin isoform X4: MNGDSGVGVVTSPPPTTAPHKERYFDRVDENNPEYLRERNMAPDLRQDFNMMEQKKRVSMILQSPAFCEELESMIQEQFKKGKNPTGLLALQQIADFMTTHVPNVYPAAPQGGMAALNMSLGMVTPVNDLRGSDSIAYEKGEKLLRCKLAAFYRLADLFGWSQLIYNHITARVNSEQEHFLIVPFGLLYSEVTASSLVKINIQGDVVDRGSTNLGVNQAGFTLHSAIYAARPDVKCIVHIHTPAGAAVSAMKCGLLPISPEALSLGEIAYHDYHGILVDDEEKVVIQKNLGPKSKVLILRNHGLVSVGETVEEAFYYIHNLVLACEIQVRTLASAGGPDNLVLLDPGKYKAKSRSPESPAGEGTVSHPKWQIGEQEFEALMRMLDNLGYRTGYPYRCPALREKSKKYSDVEIPASVTGYSFTSDGESGISSPLRHSFQKQQREKTRWLNSGRGDDASEEGQNGSSPKSKTKWTKEDGHRTATSAVPNLFVPLNTNPKEVQEMRNKIREQNLQDIKTAGPQSQVLSGVVVDRSLVQGELVTASKAIIEKEYQPKVIVSTTGPNPFNKLTDRELEEYRKEVERKQKGPEDKVSKYGETVLLRQTPTGEQSAVLRNQTISEQNTSDKKSLDLKGRSNTFQGTDTKTLQDCDVSSLSKSLDNIQFAAARVSCQTMQQIIPHLNGEEPDGQKSSHKEFHTAVIKALRSDPDLLAEASEPSEDGRPQKEKSLPDPSSARTPPSTPIKIEEETRQDQTYRDDSDAATFKQTLPDLTPDEPSEALGFPPLGKEEGRCDHDVPKSQTEPPAVENKEPQSQPTEEPATPTAEEGTAADAGSDESPGKSPSKKKKKFRTPSFLKKSKKKSDS, encoded by the exons ATGAATGGTGATTCTGGTGTGGGGGTGGTGACTTCACCACCTCCAACAACAGCCCCTCATAAAGAGAGATATTTTGATCGAGTTGATGAGAATAATCCGGAATACTTGAGAGAAAGAAACATGGCACCTGACCTTCGCCAGGACTTTAACATGATGGAACAGAAGAAGAGAGTCTCCATGATTCTTCAAAGCcca GCCTTCTGTGAAGAATTGGAATCCATGATCCAGGAACAGTTTAAGAAGGGGAAGAACCCAACAGGTTTATTGGCTTTACAGCAGATTGCAGATTTCATGACAACGCATGTACCAAATGTCTACCCTGCAGCACCTCAAGGTGGAATGGCTGCATTAAACATGA GTCTTGGCATGGTAACACCAGTGAATGATCTGAGAGGGTCGGATTCCATTGCTTATGAAAAAGGGGAGAAGTTGTTACGATGCAAATTGGCAGCTTTCTACAGATTAGCAGATCTCTTTGGCTGGTCTCAGCTTATTTACAATCATATAACA GCCAGAGTAAATTCTGAGCAAGAGCATTTCCTTATTGTACCTTTTGGACTCCTCTATAGTGAAGTCACTGCATCTAGTCTG GTTAAAATCAATATTCAGGGAGATGTGGTTGATCGTGGAAGCACTAACTTGGGAGTAAACCAAGCTGGTTTTACGTTGCACTCAGCAATTTATGCAGCTCGACCTGATGTCAAATGCATTGTCCATATCCACACACCAGCAGGAGCAGCG GTTTCTGCAATGAAGTGTGGTCTCTTGCCAATTTCACCTGAAGCACTTTCTCTAGGGGAAATAGCTTATCATGACTACCATGGTATTTTAGTGGATGATGAAGAAAAGGTGgttattcagaaaaatctggGGCCTAAAAGTAAG GTCCTTATTCTCAGAAACCATGGTTTAGTATCAGTTGGAGAGACTGTTGAAGAGGCTTTCTACTATATTCATAACCTAGTGCTTGCCTGTGAGATACAA GTACGTACTCTGGCCAGTGCAGGTGGACCTGACAACTTAGTGCTTCTTGATCCTGGGAAGTATAAAGCCAAGTCTCGTTCCCCTGAGTCTCCAGCAGGTGAGGGTACTGTATCCCATCCCAAATGGCAGATTGGTGAACAGGAGTTCGAAGCTCTTATGCGAATGCTTGATAATCTG GGTTATAGAACTGGCTACCCATATCGATGCCCTGCTCTGAGAGAGAAATCTAAAAAGTACAGCGATGTTGAGATTCCAGCTAGTGTCACAGGTTACTCCTTTACTAGTGATGGCGAATCAGGCATTTCCTCCCCCCTCAGACACagttttcagaaacagcagcGAGAGAAGACAAGGTGGCTGAACTCTGGCCGAGGGGATGATGCTTCTGAAGAGGGGCAGAATGGCAGCAGTCCCAAGTCGAAGACTAAG TGGACTAAAGAGGATGGACATAGAACTGCCACCTCTGCTGTCCCTAATCTGTTTGTTCCATTGAACACCAATCCAAAGGAGGTCCAAGAAATGAGGAACAAG ATCCGAGAGCAAAATTTGCAAGATATTAAAACAGCAGGCCCTCAGTCACAGGTTCTTTCTGGGGTAGTTGTGGACAGGAGCCTTGTACAG GGAGAACTGGTGACTGCATCAAAGGCAATAATTGAGAAAGAATATCAACCAAAAGTTATAGTGAGCACAACAGGACCAAATCCCTTCAATAAACTCACTGATCGAGAACTGGAAGAATATCGCAAAGAAgtagaaagaaagcagaagggaCCGGAAG ATAAGGTATCAAAATATGGAGAGACTGTGTTACTGAGACAGACACCAACTGGGGAACAGAGTGCAGTGCTTAGAAATCAGACCATCAGTGAGCAAAACACGTCAGATAAAAAATCTCTGGATTTGAAAGGCAGATCAAACACCTTTCAAGGAACAGATACGAAGACTTTACAGGATTGTGACGTATCATCACTGTCTAAGTCTTTAGATAACATTCAGTTTGCTGCTGCACGGGTTTCTTGTCAGACCATGCAGCAAATCATCCCACATCTAAATGGAGAAGAGCCAGATGGGCAGAAGTCCTCCCATAAGGAATTTCATACTGCAGTGATCAAAGCATTAAGGTCGGATCCTGACCTTTTGGCTGAGGCCTCAG AGCCTTCAGAAGATGGTAGgccacagaaagagaaaagcctCCCTGACCCCAGTTCAGCTCGCACTCCTCCCAGTACGCCAATTAAAATAGAGGAAG AGACACGGCAGGACCAGACCTACAGAGATGACAGTGATGCTGCAACCTTCAAGCAAACCCTCCCAGATCTCACCCCCGATGAGCCTTCGGAAGCACTCGGCTTCCCTCCCttaggaaaggaggaagggagatgTGATCACGATGTGCCCAAAAGCCAAACAGAACCACCTGCAGTGGAAAATAAGGAACCCCAGTCCCAACCCACTGAAGAGCCAGCAACACCAACAGCtgaggaggggacagcagctgaTGCAGGTAGTGATGAATCTCCAGGGAAGTCCCCATcgaaaaagaaaaagaagtttcgcactccttccttcctgaagaagagcaaaaagaagAGTGACTCCTAA